The following proteins are encoded in a genomic region of Puniceicoccus vermicola:
- the tilS gene encoding tRNA lysidine(34) synthetase TilS gives MRDEFPVTSCPEDVCTLLENESESGRVAFAFSGGPDSLFLLIWLRAHFPNLASRSLALHFNHQTRPEENAREAEIAREFAGRLGYRFCLGHRDDRLGSSEESLRRARFLFFQREMKTAEISALLLGHQADDVAETMLARLARGSGPEGLAAPRPISLHGGDWKHSRVRPLLHFSGDAIRSFLQEEGLAAAEDPSNRSDAYLRNRIRSQVIPAWKEASDRDLLGGIERSRRQFAEVAQFLEESARQLVPDGWGSDRIEAKALKGQCAAPVRFAIQRWLYAHGGELVPEAVDAVVRACLHGENGRWSVGVGKWITLDSEGLLWESESELVEWDPLEWLAGKTLCLPDGSRLQRKTLASDRKLYERIRSGAVDPCRHVYLQGPMDPDAPLIVRLWRAGDRFRPLGSPGSRKLQDWFTDRKISSERRRQLPVIAHQDQILWVPGLPPAHNYRLTSPEENLLSLTYEPS, from the coding sequence GTGCGCGACGAGTTTCCGGTTACTTCGTGTCCGGAAGATGTTTGTACGTTGCTTGAAAATGAGTCGGAATCGGGGCGAGTAGCGTTCGCTTTTTCCGGAGGGCCGGATTCCCTCTTTCTCCTGATCTGGCTCAGAGCACACTTTCCAAATCTGGCGAGCCGCTCATTGGCTTTGCATTTCAACCACCAGACACGGCCCGAAGAGAATGCGCGGGAAGCGGAAATCGCCCGGGAGTTTGCGGGAAGGTTGGGCTATCGTTTTTGCCTCGGGCATAGGGATGATAGGCTCGGGTCGTCGGAGGAGAGTCTTCGGCGAGCACGTTTTCTCTTTTTTCAACGGGAGATGAAGACTGCGGAAATCTCGGCTCTCCTTCTGGGTCATCAGGCGGACGATGTGGCCGAGACGATGCTGGCCCGACTTGCGAGGGGCTCGGGACCGGAGGGATTGGCGGCGCCACGGCCCATCAGTCTCCACGGTGGCGACTGGAAACATTCTCGGGTCCGTCCGCTGCTCCATTTTTCTGGCGATGCCATCCGATCTTTTCTACAGGAGGAGGGATTGGCCGCTGCTGAGGATCCTTCCAATCGATCGGATGCCTACCTGCGCAACCGGATTCGCTCCCAGGTAATACCGGCTTGGAAGGAAGCATCTGATCGGGATCTGCTGGGAGGGATCGAGCGGTCGCGGCGGCAATTTGCCGAGGTGGCCCAGTTTCTTGAGGAATCCGCTCGTCAGTTGGTTCCAGATGGCTGGGGATCGGATCGTATCGAGGCGAAGGCCTTGAAAGGACAATGTGCGGCCCCGGTTCGCTTTGCCATTCAACGCTGGCTCTACGCGCATGGAGGAGAGTTGGTCCCAGAGGCGGTCGATGCCGTCGTGCGAGCCTGTTTACACGGGGAGAATGGGCGCTGGAGCGTCGGAGTAGGGAAGTGGATTACCCTCGATTCAGAGGGCCTTCTTTGGGAGTCGGAATCGGAGCTCGTTGAATGGGATCCGTTGGAATGGTTGGCGGGGAAGACTCTATGTCTGCCGGATGGGAGTCGGTTGCAGCGGAAAACATTGGCCTCTGACCGGAAGCTTTATGAGCGCATCCGCAGCGGGGCGGTAGATCCCTGCCGGCACGTTTATCTTCAAGGTCCGATGGATCCTGACGCTCCGTTGATAGTGCGGCTGTGGCGGGCGGGTGATCGTTTTCGTCCCTTGGGATCTCCGGGAAGTCGTAAGTTGCAGGACTGGTTCACCGACCGAAAAATCTCCTCCGAACGGAGGAGGCAATTGCCGGTAATTGCGCACCAAGACCAGATTCTATGGGTTCCAGGCTTGCCACCGGCGCATAACTATCGGCTGACTTCTCCAGAAGAGAACCTTCTGAGTTTGACTTACGAACCGAGCTAA
- a CDS encoding GntR family transcriptional regulator, producing MTQPSPSPRNKQAHVISDLTLTAHRLGPGTKLPTAQDLAKKYEITLTTLDRALAKLETQGVIHRRQGSGIYVSQYLNQKRVGLVFGQNLFQFGSSAFCLLLLQHCEKRARDQNERFTFFLLQPGEDQTSAETIVNQDLSESLKQGKLDGLLLCDLKDPAHRKWIREQEIQTVALFNFQGSPAVIMDMKTMIDLAAGALAKKGCKTIGLLGILRSHTPVVRQAATKYSLKLVDSWIGCPDDENDPPFDRHEDMGIELMSHLLEENEGLPDGLIVTDDVLARGACLALKKAGLVIGKDLQIATHANRGSLALEYWQDSLIRVEFDPAEVVDKMFAMLEVLMSGKTLKKKRTTVIPTLHEPATP from the coding sequence ATGACCCAACCCAGCCCATCTCCGCGAAACAAGCAGGCGCATGTCATCTCCGACCTTACCCTCACGGCCCATCGCCTCGGTCCGGGGACAAAACTCCCCACCGCCCAGGACCTCGCTAAAAAATACGAGATCACCCTGACGACTCTTGACCGCGCTTTGGCGAAACTGGAGACCCAAGGAGTGATTCACCGGCGCCAAGGCAGTGGCATTTACGTTTCGCAGTATTTGAACCAGAAACGAGTGGGATTGGTCTTTGGTCAGAATCTATTTCAGTTCGGAAGCTCCGCCTTTTGCCTCCTCCTACTCCAGCATTGCGAAAAACGTGCCCGCGACCAAAACGAACGATTCACGTTTTTCCTGCTTCAGCCCGGCGAAGACCAAACCTCAGCTGAGACGATCGTGAATCAGGATCTAAGCGAGTCCCTCAAGCAGGGTAAACTCGACGGACTCCTCCTCTGCGATTTGAAAGATCCGGCCCACCGAAAATGGATCAGGGAACAAGAGATCCAAACCGTGGCCCTTTTCAATTTCCAAGGCTCTCCAGCGGTGATTATGGACATGAAGACGATGATCGACCTCGCCGCAGGGGCCCTTGCGAAGAAGGGTTGCAAGACCATCGGCCTCCTCGGAATCCTTCGTAGCCATACCCCCGTTGTCCGTCAAGCTGCCACCAAATATTCCCTCAAACTGGTCGACTCGTGGATCGGCTGCCCCGACGACGAGAACGATCCCCCATTTGATCGACACGAAGACATGGGAATCGAACTCATGAGCCACCTCCTGGAAGAAAACGAAGGTCTTCCAGACGGTCTAATTGTCACCGATGACGTTCTCGCCCGAGGTGCCTGTCTCGCGCTGAAAAAGGCCGGGCTGGTGATCGGAAAAGATCTCCAGATCGCCACCCATGCCAACCGTGGATCCCTCGCTCTCGAATATTGGCAGGACAGCCTCATTCGTGTTGAGTTTGATCCAGCCGAGGTCGTCGACAAGATGTTTGCCATGCTGGAGGTCCTGATGAGCGGAAAAACCCTGAAGAAGAAACGCACTACGGTTATTCCGACTCTCCATGAACCAGCGACCCCCTAA
- a CDS encoding Gfo/Idh/MocA family protein: MIKLGILGTGGMALAHANAFNSIDGCKIVAACDIDSKRVNDFAAKHGIPEVYTDADEMLAQSDLDAVTIVTPDPFHHPLALKVIAAGKHILCEKPLALNHADALEMRDAAQKAGVINMVNFSYRNSSAIQKATELVAQGALGTIRHVHAYYHQSWLVHDYWGHWPTSPTWLWRLSKSHGSAGVINDIGIHILDFASMPLGSLASVHCRLKCFDKAEGNQIGEYKLDANDSAVITTEFTNGALGTIHTTRWAYPHKNSLRLDLYGDKASIEIDLNASSTELKINRILGRTAMEWETLDCGKTPTNFERFIKSIQTGVQDQPDFARGAEIQSVLDACHLSAENDKTIQIHS, from the coding sequence ATGATCAAACTCGGAATACTCGGAACCGGAGGCATGGCCCTCGCCCACGCCAACGCTTTCAACTCCATCGACGGTTGCAAAATTGTCGCGGCCTGCGACATCGACTCCAAGCGGGTGAACGATTTCGCTGCGAAACATGGTATTCCCGAAGTCTACACCGATGCCGATGAGATGCTAGCGCAGTCGGACCTTGATGCCGTAACGATCGTCACTCCCGACCCCTTTCATCATCCCTTGGCCCTCAAAGTCATCGCGGCGGGCAAACACATCCTCTGCGAAAAGCCCCTGGCTCTCAATCATGCCGACGCCCTGGAGATGCGCGATGCCGCCCAAAAAGCGGGAGTCATCAATATGGTAAACTTCAGCTACCGCAACAGCTCTGCCATTCAAAAAGCCACTGAACTCGTCGCCCAAGGCGCCCTCGGGACGATCCGGCACGTACACGCCTACTACCATCAGAGCTGGCTGGTCCATGACTACTGGGGCCATTGGCCGACCTCCCCAACGTGGCTCTGGCGGCTCTCGAAATCTCATGGCAGCGCCGGGGTCATCAATGACATCGGAATTCATATCCTGGATTTTGCCTCCATGCCTCTGGGCTCGCTCGCATCCGTTCATTGTCGGCTCAAATGCTTCGACAAGGCTGAGGGGAATCAGATCGGCGAATACAAACTCGACGCCAACGACTCCGCGGTCATTACAACTGAGTTCACCAACGGAGCCCTTGGAACGATTCACACGACTCGCTGGGCCTACCCTCACAAGAACTCGCTCCGCCTCGACCTCTACGGCGACAAGGCATCGATCGAGATCGACCTCAATGCCTCCAGCACCGAGCTCAAAATCAACCGCATCCTTGGACGCACGGCAATGGAGTGGGAAACGTTGGACTGCGGAAAAACCCCAACCAATTTCGAACGCTTCATCAAATCGATCCAAACCGGGGTCCAAGACCAACCCGACTTCGCCCGCGGGGCCGAGATCCAATCCGTTCTCGATGCCTGCCATCTTTCTGCCGAAAACGATAAAACGATCCAAATCCATTCCTGA
- a CDS encoding sugar phosphate isomerase/epimerase family protein translates to MLSSHDIRIGTLAGKGNQTPDYIAKILPHGFESFQINFWQTLGDVDLHRLSTEVSQVLDGHDAIISSLGIFGNPLESDDEAEATRKGWEACIDHAYEFGTDLVCGFAGRVRDVPVPDSLSRYKEVFGPLAQRAADKGVRIAFENCPMGGSWQSGDWNIAFNPKAWDMMFNELEAKNIGLEWEPCHQMTQLIDPLPQLKKYLPKIFHIHGKDATIHGDVLRETGIFGPQPVIEHRHPGFGDSNWTDIISELRRGGYTSTIDIEGWHDPVYKDELEMTGQVRALQYLKECRGTYVSNPEGF, encoded by the coding sequence ATGCTTTCTTCACACGACATCCGCATTGGCACCCTCGCCGGCAAGGGAAACCAGACTCCCGACTATATTGCCAAAATCCTCCCTCACGGATTCGAGTCCTTCCAGATCAATTTCTGGCAAACACTGGGCGACGTCGATTTGCACCGCCTATCAACTGAAGTCTCTCAAGTCCTCGACGGCCACGATGCCATCATCTCCTCCCTCGGCATTTTTGGAAATCCTTTGGAGAGCGACGACGAGGCGGAAGCCACTCGCAAGGGATGGGAAGCCTGCATTGATCATGCCTACGAGTTCGGCACGGACCTCGTCTGCGGATTTGCCGGGCGCGTCCGCGATGTCCCGGTTCCGGATTCTCTATCACGCTACAAAGAAGTCTTTGGCCCCTTAGCCCAACGCGCTGCCGACAAGGGCGTCCGGATTGCCTTTGAGAACTGCCCGATGGGAGGCAGTTGGCAAAGCGGCGATTGGAACATCGCCTTCAACCCCAAGGCATGGGACATGATGTTCAACGAACTCGAGGCAAAGAACATCGGCCTCGAGTGGGAACCCTGCCACCAGATGACCCAGCTCATCGACCCTCTACCCCAACTTAAAAAATACCTTCCAAAAATCTTCCACATCCACGGGAAAGACGCAACCATCCATGGAGACGTCCTCCGCGAGACCGGAATTTTCGGCCCTCAACCCGTTATTGAACACCGTCACCCCGGTTTCGGCGACAGCAACTGGACTGACATTATCAGCGAGTTGCGACGCGGTGGATACACGAGCACCATCGACATCGAAGGCTGGCACGATCCCGTCTACAAGGATGAGCTGGAAATGACCGGTCAAGTCCGGGCATTGCAATACCTCAAGGAATGCCGGGGCACCTACGTCTCGAACCCCGAAGGATTCTGA
- a CDS encoding choice-of-anchor M domain-containing protein, producing MKIHASTLITSASILLISAGAASAQLVYTAGHADIGIAYEDGELEPHWHVGSGAMVDGSPLATEEEYAPSELIAQVSSVRTSPSGLSSGIGVADGTEIYTAGTAGYQPNLGFGAEELSPSDWIGSITLTLTGWSTPSGENISLYTMNLANTSVADIAFSSFNSGSTFDNNSVTFLPGDHFHLNWGFTDLGNFDVTFKWTGEHVTDGIVSAEQTFSLQVVPEPAQTTAIAMVVAAVGAVACRRRRSPQKASV from the coding sequence ATGAAGATTCACGCAAGTACACTCATCACGAGCGCCTCCATTCTCCTCATCTCGGCCGGAGCGGCCTCGGCACAATTGGTTTATACCGCCGGTCACGCCGACATCGGGATCGCATACGAAGACGGAGAACTCGAACCACACTGGCACGTCGGGAGCGGCGCAATGGTGGACGGATCACCTCTCGCCACCGAAGAAGAATATGCGCCCTCCGAATTGATTGCGCAGGTCTCTTCTGTCCGGACCTCTCCCTCGGGTCTATCCAGCGGGATTGGCGTCGCCGACGGAACTGAAATCTACACGGCTGGCACCGCGGGCTACCAACCCAACCTAGGATTCGGAGCCGAAGAGCTCAGCCCCAGTGATTGGATTGGGTCCATCACGCTAACCCTGACCGGATGGAGCACCCCTTCCGGTGAAAACATTTCGCTCTACACGATGAACCTGGCCAACACCTCGGTGGCGGATATTGCCTTCTCGAGCTTCAACAGCGGATCTACCTTCGACAACAATAGCGTAACCTTCCTTCCCGGAGATCATTTCCACCTCAACTGGGGATTCACGGACCTCGGAAACTTTGACGTTACCTTCAAATGGACAGGGGAGCATGTGACCGATGGCATTGTTTCCGCTGAGCAAACCTTCAGCCTCCAAGTCGTTCCCGAGCCGGCGCAGACGACTGCGATAGCGATGGTCGTAGCTGCCGTCGGGGCGGTTGCCTGCCGTCGGCGACGCTCTCCACAGAAAGCCTCCGTTTGA
- a CDS encoding type II secretion system protein has protein sequence MVRSRGSEEVSDLKCISAGFTLVEMLLVLAVLATLAAILIPAVGSVRSHALLAECSSNQRQIGLALKLYANDNKGIYPPSTHSTGPFRRDRSWIFALNQYFTNKIDEIRVCPVDPPERQKQVLDRGATSYVLNDLVFDDPQYHVQHWIPEPSRTLLLFILSEDRPPSLTNDHIHGGEWTNWYAALNDIEPDRHRSGKRSADRTKGSAPYLFADGHVEVIEAADFKSRFDRGENPAEVPF, from the coding sequence TTGGTTAGATCGAGAGGTTCGGAGGAGGTATCTGACCTCAAGTGCATCTCGGCGGGATTTACTCTCGTCGAGATGCTTCTTGTTCTCGCGGTGCTGGCGACCCTCGCGGCAATCCTCATTCCCGCAGTAGGTAGCGTTCGCTCCCACGCTCTCCTTGCCGAATGTTCGTCCAATCAAAGACAGATCGGCCTGGCGCTAAAACTATACGCAAATGACAACAAGGGCATCTATCCGCCCTCGACCCATTCGACTGGCCCTTTCCGCCGAGACCGAAGCTGGATCTTTGCTCTCAATCAGTATTTCACCAACAAAATTGATGAGATCCGCGTCTGTCCGGTCGACCCTCCCGAACGACAAAAGCAAGTTCTCGACCGTGGAGCGACCAGCTATGTCCTGAACGATCTCGTCTTCGACGACCCTCAATACCATGTACAACATTGGATTCCCGAACCCTCTAGAACGCTCCTCCTTTTTATACTCAGCGAAGATCGCCCACCGAGCCTGACCAATGATCACATCCATGGCGGGGAATGGACAAACTGGTATGCAGCCCTAAACGACATCGAACCGGATCGGCACCGCAGTGGGAAACGATCAGCCGACCGTACGAAAGGTTCCGCACCCTACCTTTTCGCGGATGGCCATGTCGAAGTAATCGAAGCCGCCGATTTCAAAAGCCGATTCGATCGGGGCGAGAACCCCGCAGAAGTTCCGTTCTGA
- a CDS encoding Fur family transcriptional regulator, whose product MGQSTDNLKKAVTERLQSSSLRITKKRRRILEALLNFDRPETAVEIREGASLPESDLVTVYRTMEAFESIGILQKVPLENGGHLFELIVPGDHHHHFVCRECHKAERLEMCLFTELEKRAKTLGFAKVAHVMEVYGLCPKCQ is encoded by the coding sequence ATGGGTCAATCTACGGACAATCTCAAAAAGGCAGTAACGGAGCGCCTCCAATCAAGTTCGCTACGAATCACCAAGAAGCGGCGGCGAATCCTTGAGGCTCTTCTGAACTTTGACCGCCCCGAAACGGCGGTTGAAATCCGCGAAGGTGCCAGCCTTCCCGAATCCGATCTCGTCACGGTTTACCGCACCATGGAGGCCTTCGAATCGATCGGCATCCTTCAAAAAGTTCCTCTCGAAAACGGCGGACACTTGTTTGAGCTGATCGTGCCTGGCGACCATCACCACCATTTCGTCTGCCGGGAATGCCACAAGGCGGAGCGACTCGAAATGTGCCTCTTCACTGAGCTCGAGAAACGGGCCAAAACGCTCGGCTTCGCCAAGGTCGCTCACGTCATGGAAGTTTACGGGCTCTGCCCGAAGTGCCAATAA
- a CDS encoding transposase has translation MNEIAETLSALEPQSEAAEAQRRKHFAILESYLDRAEGFAPLRQAEVAEELQILLEKYQRDGLAFAGWVIMPNHLHLLTDPFSCANADHFFKRWNHFKQKTAIALNQKLTRQGRFWQKNGYDRWIRGPSEYQRWVEYFRMNPVKAGLVPEGREYPFQRIPKEIPQ, from the coding sequence ATGAACGAAATTGCTGAGACCTTGAGCGCTCTTGAACCCCAATCGGAGGCGGCGGAAGCTCAACGCCGGAAACACTTCGCGATTCTCGAATCCTATTTGGATCGTGCGGAGGGGTTTGCCCCGCTTCGGCAAGCGGAGGTGGCCGAAGAACTCCAGATCCTCCTCGAAAAGTATCAGCGAGATGGGCTCGCCTTTGCGGGATGGGTGATCATGCCCAATCATCTACATCTGCTGACGGATCCTTTTTCGTGCGCGAATGCAGATCATTTCTTCAAGAGGTGGAATCATTTTAAACAAAAGACTGCCATTGCTCTAAACCAAAAACTGACGCGGCAAGGCCGATTTTGGCAGAAGAATGGGTATGACCGTTGGATACGGGGTCCCTCCGAATACCAAAGATGGGTGGAGTATTTCCGCATGAATCCGGTGAAAGCCGGATTGGTGCCCGAGGGGAGAGAGTATCCGTTTCAACGAATTCCCAAAGAAATTCCTCAATAG
- the argA gene encoding amino-acid N-acetyltransferase: MSTETRTSSSTDGESPIKPTDLRGILKYVPMFRGQTFIISVDGSVVAHEGFRNLLMDLAVFRSLNIRVVLVHGVGQQIRSLGEKRGVPILDAYGSGPTNEEVLQLAIESSGDVSTRILSQFTELGVSCAIPNAIRATERGIIRGEDFLFTGKVEKVDAPVLEDLLSAGITPLVSPVAANRSGQILRVNSDAIAAEIAAELKASKLIFLTSHPGLPVNGQSLLNVPAEDLRRTMADNPSAIPAELLSKVESSLSALAKGTPRAHILDGRIFGALLTEVFDKVGLGTMIHSNEYDQIRPARPSDLHSLYNLIRNAASSDAVRERSFESIQESLSDFFLYEIDGSLVACAALIPYPKENVAEVGSVFVQPFYQGRGVGLKMIHYAEREAFAKGFDKLFALSTQTFSFFREVCHFSEATLEDLPQARQEILLHSGRRSKILMKDLKSSGTPS, encoded by the coding sequence ATGAGCACGGAAACACGGACATCCTCTTCAACAGACGGCGAATCTCCCATCAAGCCCACGGACTTGCGGGGGATCCTAAAGTATGTGCCCATGTTCCGCGGTCAGACCTTTATCATCTCCGTCGATGGCAGCGTCGTCGCCCACGAGGGTTTCCGCAATCTCCTCATGGACTTGGCGGTTTTCCGGAGCCTGAATATTCGGGTGGTCTTGGTTCACGGCGTCGGTCAACAGATCCGTTCCCTTGGCGAAAAACGGGGCGTCCCGATTCTCGACGCCTACGGCTCCGGCCCCACAAACGAGGAGGTGCTTCAGCTGGCGATCGAATCATCCGGTGACGTCAGCACCCGGATTCTCTCCCAGTTCACCGAGTTGGGCGTCAGCTGCGCGATCCCGAATGCCATCCGGGCCACCGAGCGGGGCATCATCCGCGGAGAAGATTTTCTTTTCACCGGTAAGGTCGAGAAAGTCGACGCCCCGGTCCTTGAGGATTTGCTTTCGGCGGGCATCACTCCGCTGGTCAGCCCTGTCGCGGCGAACCGGAGTGGACAGATCCTGCGGGTCAATTCAGACGCGATCGCTGCCGAGATCGCTGCCGAACTCAAAGCCTCGAAGTTGATTTTCCTCACCTCTCATCCGGGGCTTCCAGTCAATGGGCAATCTCTGCTCAACGTTCCTGCGGAAGATCTCCGGAGAACGATGGCGGACAATCCTTCGGCGATCCCGGCCGAGCTTCTCTCGAAAGTGGAATCATCGCTCAGCGCTCTCGCTAAGGGAACTCCGCGAGCCCACATCCTCGACGGACGCATCTTCGGAGCCCTTCTCACCGAGGTTTTCGATAAGGTGGGATTGGGGACGATGATTCACAGCAACGAGTATGATCAGATTCGTCCGGCGCGTCCTTCGGACCTTCATTCCCTCTACAACCTTATTCGCAATGCGGCCTCCAGTGATGCTGTCCGCGAGCGCTCCTTCGAATCCATTCAGGAGAGTTTGAGCGATTTCTTCCTCTACGAAATTGATGGTAGTCTCGTGGCCTGCGCCGCGCTCATCCCCTATCCGAAAGAAAACGTGGCTGAGGTCGGTAGTGTTTTCGTCCAACCCTTCTATCAGGGTCGGGGCGTCGGGTTGAAGATGATCCACTACGCCGAACGGGAAGCCTTCGCCAAAGGATTCGACAAGCTCTTTGCCTTGAGCACCCAAACCTTTTCTTTTTTTCGGGAGGTCTGCCACTTCAGTGAAGCAACGCTGGAAGATCTGCCACAGGCCCGCCAAGAAATCCTTTTACACTCTGGACGACGATCAAAGATCCTCATGAAAGACCTAAAATCTTCGGGGACACCGTCTTGA
- a CDS encoding MBL fold metallo-hydrolase, translating to MYITDLNRAGGIGANSLFVEIGPFRVLVDAGMHPKAVGREAMPRFELLDDVALDLIILTHCHLDHLGSLPVVAREHPGAEIWMSRESAVLAPRMMRNSVRVMSRQREEADIPEYPLFTDGEVKALEERFTPIPIGHTSQLHVNGQVLEVEFYHAGHVPGAVSVLLRHGKESIMLSGDVLFTDQHILPGASRDIPKNVNALVLETTRGGTSREPGQSRDEEIERLVDTIADTISQGGSVLLPVFALGRMQEILSILHEGFQEKLIPECPVYTSGLGMDLANYFDYLSKKNSPLRFRKRILKDLNVRRMPRDIFPGKNPPGPAIYVASSGMMVANTPSYRLAAAMIGEPSNAICFVGYCDPDAHGYKVLSSKPGDSILFETLDYRATSRANIERFDLSSHADREELLDYAIAMNPGTVILSHGDPDARGWFEEELYASVLDSRIIDPEPLKRVHC from the coding sequence ATGTACATAACGGACCTCAACCGCGCCGGTGGTATCGGCGCCAATAGCCTTTTCGTTGAAATCGGGCCCTTCCGGGTTCTCGTCGACGCTGGCATGCATCCCAAAGCGGTCGGCCGGGAGGCCATGCCCCGCTTCGAGCTGCTCGACGATGTCGCCCTCGATCTGATCATCCTCACCCACTGTCACCTGGATCACCTCGGAAGCCTTCCGGTGGTAGCCCGTGAACATCCGGGCGCGGAGATTTGGATGTCCCGTGAATCCGCCGTACTCGCTCCCCGCATGATGCGGAATTCCGTGCGGGTCATGAGCCGCCAACGCGAAGAAGCGGACATCCCGGAATACCCTCTTTTTACCGACGGAGAGGTCAAGGCGCTGGAGGAGCGGTTCACACCGATTCCGATCGGGCACACCAGTCAACTCCATGTCAATGGCCAGGTGCTCGAGGTCGAATTCTATCACGCGGGCCACGTGCCTGGCGCGGTCAGTGTCCTCCTCCGCCACGGGAAGGAGTCGATCATGCTTTCGGGGGACGTGCTGTTCACCGACCAACACATTCTGCCGGGCGCCTCGCGAGACATTCCGAAAAACGTCAACGCTCTGGTTCTCGAAACCACCCGCGGCGGAACCAGCCGCGAACCGGGGCAAAGCCGCGACGAGGAGATTGAGCGCCTGGTCGATACCATTGCCGATACCATCTCCCAAGGCGGTTCGGTTCTACTCCCGGTGTTCGCTCTCGGCCGCATGCAGGAGATTCTCAGCATCCTCCACGAAGGATTTCAGGAAAAGCTCATCCCCGAGTGCCCCGTCTACACCTCCGGCCTCGGGATGGATCTGGCCAATTATTTCGACTATCTCTCGAAAAAGAATAGTCCTCTTCGCTTCCGCAAACGGATCCTCAAAGACCTCAATGTCCGCAGGATGCCCCGTGACATTTTCCCGGGAAAGAATCCTCCTGGCCCGGCCATCTATGTCGCCAGTAGCGGAATGATGGTCGCCAACACTCCCTCCTATCGACTCGCGGCTGCCATGATCGGCGAGCCTTCCAATGCCATTTGTTTCGTGGGCTATTGCGATCCGGACGCCCACGGCTACAAGGTCCTGAGCTCCAAGCCCGGCGACTCCATCCTCTTCGAGACACTCGATTACCGAGCCACCTCCCGCGCCAACATTGAGCGCTTTGACCTGAGCAGCCATGCCGACCGCGAGGAGCTCCTCGACTACGCCATCGCCATGAACCCGGGCACCGTCATTCTCAGCCACGGCGACCCCGACGCCCGCGGATGGTTTGAGGAGGAATTGTACGCCAGTGTCCTCGACAGCCGCATCATCGATCCCGAACCCCTGAAGCGGGTTCATTGCTAG
- a CDS encoding deoxycytidylate deaminase: MTQEPSSSPSLSSDFLSGVAGVVENHGERPSWDEYFMATAFLIASRSACGRLHVGSVLVSAGEHPNRIIAAGYNGFLPGSPHLSRVREGHEQGTVHAEQNAIADAARRGISVEGATAYITHFPCIQCAKILAAAGIRMIKYYHNYRNDPMVVEILEESGIVLESLLTDGKLT, encoded by the coding sequence ATGACCCAGGAACCCAGCTCTTCCCCTTCCTTATCCTCCGACTTCCTCTCCGGCGTCGCCGGGGTTGTCGAGAACCACGGTGAACGCCCCTCCTGGGACGAGTATTTCATGGCGACCGCCTTTCTCATCGCCAGCCGGTCCGCCTGCGGACGCCTCCATGTCGGCTCCGTCCTCGTCTCCGCCGGAGAACATCCCAACCGGATCATTGCCGCCGGCTACAACGGATTCCTCCCCGGCTCTCCGCACCTCTCCCGCGTCCGTGAAGGACACGAGCAGGGCACCGTCCACGCTGAGCAAAATGCCATCGCCGATGCCGCCCGCCGCGGGATCTCCGTCGAAGGAGCTACCGCCTACATAACCCACTTCCCCTGCATCCAGTGCGCAAAGATCCTCGCCGCCGCCGGCATCCGGATGATCAAATATTACCATAATTACCGGAATGATCCGATGGTGGTGGAAATTCTTGAAGAGTCCGGTATCGTACTTGAAAGTCTACTCACTGATGGAAAGCTCACCTAG
- a CDS encoding YqgE/AlgH family protein gives MESSPRFQALSGLSGSLLVAHPTLQDPNFEKTVILLPMHSDEGGALGVILNRPTGQTLGEKYPDQAFDKLANIRIFEGGPVDHSQLILTAWKWDANENSHKMFFGISSEHALNLIESGEDVTVRAYLGYAGWSAGQLEAELEAHAWITKPIVTEVLDQEEGTELWDQLAEDAEAAPPPTPNPVDSIDPEGSLPPPPEDLDFN, from the coding sequence ATGGAAAGCTCACCTAGATTCCAGGCTCTGTCCGGTCTCTCCGGTTCGCTCCTCGTCGCCCACCCAACGTTGCAGGATCCGAACTTCGAGAAAACGGTCATTCTCCTGCCTATGCACTCTGACGAAGGCGGTGCCCTCGGCGTGATTCTGAATCGCCCCACCGGCCAAACCTTGGGGGAAAAGTATCCCGATCAGGCCTTCGACAAACTCGCCAACATCCGCATTTTTGAAGGCGGCCCCGTCGATCACAGCCAACTCATTCTTACGGCTTGGAAATGGGATGCGAACGAGAATTCCCACAAGATGTTTTTCGGGATCTCCAGCGAGCACGCACTGAACCTCATCGAAAGTGGTGAAGACGTGACCGTGCGCGCCTACCTCGGCTACGCGGGTTGGAGCGCCGGGCAACTCGAGGCAGAGCTCGAAGCTCACGCCTGGATCACCAAGCCCATCGTCACCGAGGTCCTCGACCAGGAAGAAGGCACAGAACTCTGGGACCAGCTCGCCGAAGACGCAGAGGCCGCTCCACCGCCTACCCCCAATCCAGTCGATTCCATCGATCCTGAAGGCTCACTCCCTCCGCCTCCGGAGGATCTGGACTTCAACTGA